The following are encoded in a window of Castanea sativa cultivar Marrone di Chiusa Pesio chromosome 5, ASM4071231v1 genomic DNA:
- the LOC142634403 gene encoding E3 ubiquitin-protein ligase RSL1-like, whose product MAQESASFDLTQVDDFYFSAVFDEKEDVIFPVSDEKYAEELQFQEALMGSVITSKSANNGALTLLPLLSSPTPTIQAILPTPETEPAREGGESSYSFCEICVERKDSDQMFKTESCEHSFCSDCIGKHAATKIHESITIVTCPELDCKGVIELDACRAVLPKDVLDRWDEALCEALFGSQRFYCPFKDCSAMLLNDNEEGEAIRMSECPFCHRLFCAVCYVPWHSGVDCEEFQRLNEDERGRDDLMLRELVKEKKWKRCPHCKYFVERTDGCLHMTCRCTFQFCYGCGAQWTSDHGACQRD is encoded by the exons ATGGCACAAGAATCAGCTTCTTTCGATCTTACGCAGGTAGATGATTTCTACTTCTCAGCAGTGTTTGATGAAAAAGAAGATGTGATTTTTCCTGTATCTGATGAAAAGTATGCAGAAGAGTTGCAGTTCCAAGAGGCTCTTATGGGCTCTGTGATCACTTCCAAATCGGCCAACAATGGAGCCTTAACCTTATTGCCATTACTGTCATCACCAACGCCAACAATACAAGCAATTCTCCCAACCCCGGAAACAGAGCCAGCAAGAGAAGGTGGGGAATCATCATATAGCTTCTGTGAGATTTGTGTGGAAAGGAAAGATAGTGACCAGATGTTCAAAACTGAGAGCTGTGAACACTCATTTTGCTCTGATTGCATTGGCAAACACGCTGCCACAAAGATCCATGAGAGCATAACCATTGTTACTTGCCCTGAATTGGACTGCAAGGGTGTCATAGAACTCGATGCTTGCAGGGCAGTGCTTCCGAAAGACGTGTTGGACAGGTGGGACGAGGCGCTATGTGAAGCGCTGTTTGGTTCCCAGAGGTTTTACTGTCCTTTCAAGGATTGTTCAGCAATGTTGCTGAATGATAATGAAGAAGGGGAAGCGATTAGGATGTCAGAGTGTCCGTTCTGCCATAGATTGTTCTGTGCGGTGTGTTATGTGCCTTGGCATTCAGGGGTGGATTGCGAAGAGTTCCAGAGATTGAATGAGGACGAGAGAGGGAGGGATGATCTCATGTTGAGGGAGCTTGTTAAGGAGAAGAAATGGAAGAGGTGTCCCCATTGCAAATATTTTGTGGAAAGGACTGATGGTTGTTTACATATGACTTGCAG GTGTACGTTCCAGTTTTGCTACGGATGTGGAGCTCAGTGGACTAGTGATCATGGTGCTTGCCAGAGAGATTAA